The following proteins come from a genomic window of Micromonospora zamorensis:
- a CDS encoding response regulator produces the protein MTAPIRLLIVDDHPVVRDGLRGMFTGDPGFEVVGEAADGAEALTLVATVRPDVVLMDLRMPGMNGVTAIGRLARSGSTARVLVLTTYDTDADVLPAIEAGATGYLLKDTPREELVRAVRAAARGESVLAPSVAGRLMGRLRAPVEEPLSQRELEVLTLVARGASNREAAARLFISEATVKTHLLHVYTKLGVNDRAAAVATAYDRGLLTPGGR, from the coding sequence TTGACCGCCCCGATACGGCTGCTGATCGTCGACGACCATCCGGTGGTGCGCGACGGGTTGCGGGGGATGTTCACCGGCGACCCCGGCTTCGAGGTGGTCGGCGAGGCCGCGGACGGCGCGGAGGCGTTGACCCTGGTCGCGACGGTCCGGCCGGACGTGGTGCTGATGGACCTGCGGATGCCCGGAATGAACGGTGTGACCGCCATCGGCAGGCTGGCCCGCTCCGGCAGCACCGCCCGGGTGCTGGTGCTCACCACGTACGACACGGACGCCGACGTGCTGCCCGCCATCGAGGCCGGTGCCACCGGCTATCTGCTCAAGGACACGCCCCGCGAGGAACTGGTCCGCGCGGTACGGGCCGCCGCCCGGGGCGAGTCGGTGCTCGCACCGAGCGTCGCCGGGCGGTTGATGGGCCGGTTGCGTGCACCGGTCGAGGAGCCACTCAGCCAGCGCGAGCTGGAGGTGCTCACCCTGGTGGCCCGTGGTGCCTCCAACCGGGAGGCGGCGGCTCGGCTGTTCATCAGCGAGGCCACCGTCAAGACGCACCTGCTGCACGTGTACACCAAGCTCGGGGTCAACGACCGGGCCGCCGCGGTGGCCACCGCGTACGACAGGGGGTTGCTGACCCCCGGCGGGCGGTGA
- a CDS encoding helix-turn-helix transcriptional regulator — protein MRASRLISLLLLLQARGSMTAGELARELEVSERTVYRDVLALSAAGVPVYADRGRAGGYRLLGGYRTRLTGLTRDEAEALFLSGLPGPAGDMGLADAVAAAELKVLAALPPALRDAPARAGQRFHLDVPGWFRETAPPPWLTELARAVWRDRVVELRYRRGDREVARRVQPYGLVLKSGVWYLVGRVDDDTRTYRVDRVTGVEVGEESFERDEGFDLAGHWREQAGSFLRTVLRAEVTVRLSPAGLRQLRHLVDAPFVYDELVAAAGAPDGQGWVVGQLPVESVEVAYHQLLGLGPEVEVLGPPELRRLFTDAADRLRALYR, from the coding sequence GTGCGCGCGTCCCGGCTGATCTCGCTGCTCCTGTTGTTGCAGGCGCGCGGGTCGATGACGGCGGGTGAGCTGGCGCGGGAGCTGGAGGTTTCCGAGCGGACCGTCTACCGGGACGTGTTGGCGCTCTCCGCCGCCGGGGTGCCGGTCTACGCCGACCGGGGCCGCGCCGGCGGGTACCGGTTGCTCGGCGGTTACCGCACCCGACTGACCGGGCTGACCCGGGACGAGGCGGAGGCGCTCTTCCTCTCCGGGCTGCCCGGCCCCGCTGGCGACATGGGGCTCGCCGACGCGGTCGCCGCCGCCGAGTTGAAGGTGCTCGCCGCCCTGCCGCCGGCCCTGCGCGACGCCCCGGCCCGTGCCGGGCAGCGGTTCCATCTGGACGTGCCGGGTTGGTTCCGGGAGACCGCGCCGCCGCCGTGGCTGACCGAGCTGGCCCGGGCGGTCTGGCGCGACCGGGTGGTGGAGCTGCGCTACCGGCGCGGTGACCGGGAGGTGGCCCGGCGGGTCCAGCCGTACGGGCTGGTGCTCAAGAGTGGTGTCTGGTATCTGGTCGGCCGGGTCGACGACGACACCCGCACCTATCGGGTGGACCGGGTGACCGGGGTCGAGGTGGGCGAGGAGAGCTTCGAGCGGGACGAGGGCTTCGACCTGGCCGGGCACTGGCGCGAGCAGGCCGGGTCGTTTCTGCGGACCGTGCTGCGGGCCGAGGTCACCGTCCGGCTCAGCCCGGCGGGTCTGCGCCAGCTCCGGCACCTGGTGGATGCCCCCTTCGTGTACGACGAGCTGGTCGCCGCCGCCGGAGCACCCGACGGGCAGGGCTGGGTGGTGGGCCAGCTGCCCGTCGAGTCCGTCGAGGTCGCCTACCACCAACTGCTGGGGCTCGGCCCCGAGGTGGAGGTCCTCGGCCCGCCCGAGCTGCGGCGGTTGTTCACCGACGCGGCCGACCGGCTGCGGGCGCTCTACCGGTAG
- a CDS encoding SDR family oxidoreductase: protein MTQPLAGKIALVAGATRGAGRQIAVQLGAAGATVYATGRSSRTGRSEMDRPETIEETAELVTEAGGTGIAVQVDHLVPEQVRDLVARIDAEQGQLDVLVNDIWGGDPLVTWDKPVWEQPLDAGFRTLRLAIDTHIITSHFALPLLIRKPGGLLVEMGDGTKAYNDDNYRLSVFYDLAKVSVNRLAFSQAHELKPHGCTAVALTPGWIRSEAMLEHFGVTEDNWRDGAATDPNFLISETPAFVGRAVAALAADEEKARWNGQSVDAGTLSKVYGFTDLDGSQPEGFRYIVEVVDAGKPSDVTGYR from the coding sequence ATGACACAACCGCTCGCAGGAAAGATCGCGCTCGTCGCCGGTGCCACCCGGGGCGCGGGTCGGCAGATCGCCGTCCAGCTCGGCGCCGCCGGCGCCACCGTGTACGCCACCGGTCGCAGCAGCCGCACCGGTCGCTCGGAGATGGACCGGCCGGAGACCATCGAGGAGACCGCCGAGCTGGTCACCGAGGCCGGGGGCACGGGCATCGCCGTCCAGGTCGACCACCTGGTGCCCGAGCAGGTCCGCGACCTCGTCGCCCGGATCGACGCCGAGCAGGGCCAGCTCGACGTGCTGGTCAACGACATCTGGGGCGGCGACCCGCTGGTCACCTGGGACAAGCCGGTCTGGGAGCAGCCGCTGGACGCGGGCTTTCGGACCCTGCGACTGGCCATCGACACCCACATCATCACCAGCCACTTCGCCCTGCCGCTGCTGATCCGCAAGCCGGGCGGGCTGCTGGTGGAGATGGGCGACGGCACCAAGGCGTACAACGACGACAACTACCGGCTCTCCGTCTTCTACGACCTGGCCAAGGTGTCGGTCAACCGGCTCGCCTTCAGCCAGGCGCACGAGCTGAAGCCGCACGGCTGCACGGCGGTGGCGCTCACCCCCGGCTGGATCCGCTCCGAGGCGATGCTGGAGCACTTCGGAGTGACCGAGGACAACTGGCGCGACGGCGCTGCCACCGACCCGAACTTTCTCATCTCGGAGACCCCGGCCTTCGTCGGCCGCGCGGTGGCGGCGCTCGCCGCCGACGAGGAGAAGGCCCGCTGGAACGGCCAGTCCGTGGACGCCGGCACACTGTCCAAGGTGTACGGATTCACCGACCTCGACGGCAGTCAGCCGGAGGGGTTCCGGTACATCGTCGAGGTGGTCGACGCGGGCAAGCCCTCGGACGTCACCGGCTACCGGTAG
- a CDS encoding alanyl-tRNA editing protein: MGVTQHGRTHRLDLADPTLREWTCTVLHADAEQGIVLDRSAFYPGGGGQPPDHGVLLWQGVQTRIVGTRKSDDPYLIPAEGDPLPPAGTEVVGAVEDERRTRLMRTHSGLHVLCGVVFRDFGALVTGNSMEPGEARMDFNLPEVPPDFKSRIEELVNAEVAADRSVATRVLPRTEALALPDIIRTQSNLIPPDEQEVRIVDIVGLDVQADGGTHVASTAQIGKVQVVKVESKGRANRRVRVRLVD, encoded by the coding sequence ATGGGCGTCACACAACATGGCCGGACGCACCGGCTCGACCTAGCTGACCCGACCCTGCGTGAGTGGACGTGCACGGTCCTGCACGCCGACGCCGAGCAGGGCATCGTGCTGGACCGCTCGGCGTTCTACCCGGGCGGCGGTGGCCAACCGCCGGACCACGGCGTGCTGCTGTGGCAGGGCGTGCAGACCCGGATCGTCGGCACCCGCAAGAGCGACGACCCGTACCTGATCCCCGCCGAGGGTGACCCACTGCCCCCGGCCGGCACCGAGGTCGTCGGCGCGGTGGAGGACGAGCGCCGCACCCGGCTGATGCGTACCCACTCCGGGCTGCACGTGCTCTGCGGTGTGGTGTTCCGCGACTTCGGCGCGCTCGTCACCGGCAACTCGATGGAACCGGGCGAGGCCCGGATGGACTTCAACCTCCCCGAGGTCCCGCCCGACTTCAAGAGTCGGATCGAGGAGCTGGTCAACGCCGAGGTGGCCGCCGACCGCTCGGTCGCCACGCGAGTGCTGCCGCGCACCGAGGCGCTGGCCCTGCCGGACATCATCCGTACCCAGTCCAATCTCATCCCGCCGGATGAGCAGGAGGTCCGGATCGTCGACATCGTCGGCCTGGACGTGCAGGCCGACGGCGGCACCCACGTCGCGTCCACCGCCCAGATCGGCAAGGTGCAGGTCGTGAAGGTGGAGAGCAAGGGCCGCGCCAACCGCCGGGTCCGCGTCCGGTTGGTGGACTAG